A window of Candidatus Polarisedimenticolia bacterium contains these coding sequences:
- a CDS encoding chemotaxis protein CheW, whose product MKFLMVSVGQARYAVQADAVRRILDPAQEADLHVDEAEAVFRGERLRLIDLHAAAGEPQGRAPVYLLLEGSRSRALVPVDGTEAIREVPATDIAPLPPFIFARPGHVFRGVFSDGPSPRLVLDQDGML is encoded by the coding sequence ATGAAATTCCTCATGGTGAGCGTGGGTCAGGCACGTTATGCGGTCCAGGCCGATGCCGTGAGGCGGATTCTCGACCCGGCCCAGGAGGCGGATCTTCACGTGGACGAGGCCGAGGCCGTGTTCCGCGGCGAGCGCCTTCGGTTGATCGATCTGCACGCCGCGGCCGGCGAGCCGCAGGGGCGCGCCCCTGTGTACCTGCTCCTCGAGGGCTCCCGAAGCCGCGCGCTCGTTCCGGTGGACGGGACCGAGGCGATCCGGGAGGTCCCGGCCACCGACATCGCCCCCCTGCCGCCCTTCATCTTCGCGAGGCCGGGACACGTGTTCCGCGGGGTGTTCTCCGACGGGCCGTCCCCTCGTCTCGTCCTGGACCAGGACGGGATGCTGTGA
- a CDS encoding response regulator, producing MKTILLADDSITIQKVVELTFSEADYRVICVSTGGQAIKKVAETRPDIVLLDVIMPEKNGYEVCEQLKRNPSTRGIPVLLLTGTFEPFDKKRADAAGANGHVTKPFESQVLVGKVEELIAATPAVSTDDQGGQMDIISGGDIYHVDPGRAADGLRASHPAPTASTPGPDAPAPGESVLPPSPLAPALPPYSAHAPDREAEDREEGTRPHPAMAPPDPAAGGSYVGFADLGMAAGMDGEVVPDRFDDPESATTRSLRRDEAARSRGDHAKAAGGAIGAASGALGTEDAFHGSFEQEFDLVDEVPAGGPATAGEDEGPAWTPPPEAPPAETWQSMDDLSAGEGPDAGTGSTPPAPSPTPMAPTVAGKGVALTPEMIDLIADRVVERLADRVVREIAWEVVPGVAETLVRRRIKELEDSHSG from the coding sequence GTGAAGACGATCCTGCTGGCCGACGACAGCATCACCATCCAGAAGGTCGTGGAGCTGACCTTCTCCGAGGCCGACTACAGGGTGATCTGCGTCAGCACCGGCGGTCAGGCGATAAAGAAAGTGGCCGAGACGCGCCCCGACATCGTGCTGCTCGACGTCATCATGCCGGAAAAGAACGGCTACGAGGTGTGCGAACAGCTCAAGCGCAATCCCTCGACCCGGGGGATTCCCGTCCTCCTGCTGACCGGAACGTTCGAGCCCTTCGACAAGAAGAGGGCCGACGCGGCCGGGGCGAACGGCCACGTGACCAAGCCCTTCGAGTCCCAGGTGCTGGTGGGAAAGGTCGAGGAGCTGATCGCGGCAACCCCCGCCGTCTCCACCGATGATCAGGGGGGACAGATGGACATCATTTCGGGGGGCGACATCTACCACGTCGATCCGGGCCGCGCGGCCGACGGCCTGCGCGCGTCGCATCCGGCCCCGACCGCCTCCACGCCGGGGCCGGACGCACCCGCGCCAGGGGAATCGGTGCTCCCGCCCTCCCCGCTGGCCCCCGCCCTGCCGCCCTATTCCGCCCATGCGCCGGATCGCGAGGCGGAGGATCGGGAGGAGGGCACGCGTCCGCACCCCGCCATGGCGCCGCCCGATCCGGCCGCCGGCGGATCCTACGTCGGCTTCGCGGACCTCGGCATGGCGGCCGGCATGGACGGAGAGGTCGTCCCCGATCGCTTCGATGATCCGGAATCGGCAACGACCCGGAGCCTGAGGCGCGATGAGGCCGCGCGGTCGCGCGGAGACCACGCAAAGGCAGCGGGGGGCGCGATCGGGGCGGCTTCGGGCGCCTTGGGCACGGAGGATGCGTTCCACGGATCGTTCGAGCAGGAGTTCGACCTCGTCGACGAGGTGCCGGCCGGCGGGCCCGCGACGGCCGGGGAGGACGAGGGGCCTGCCTGGACTCCCCCTCCGGAAGCGCCTCCCGCCGAAACCTGGCAGTCGATGGACGACCTGTCCGCCGGCGAAGGGCCGGACGCCGGTACGGGTTCGACCCCGCCGGCACCGTCGCCGACACCCATGGCGCCGACGGTGGCCGGCAAGGGCGTCGCCCTGACCCCGGAGATGATCGATCTGATCGCCGACCGGGTCGTCGAGCGCCTGGCCGACCGGGTCGTGCGTGAAATTGCCTGGGAGGTGGTCCCCGGCGTGGCGGAAACGCTGGTCAGACGCCGGATCAAGGAGCTGGAGGACAGCCACTCAGGATAG
- a CDS encoding chemotaxis protein CheW has product MSRPGVSWLIRFQVGGAEAALPLGVVREVVECPPVVPVPGSHTFVSGVALLGGVALPVYDLRLFGPFWSTPAPSRMERTEAPGEHLIVCDWGEARLGLLGDRVDLMEQAGRVALSDQGHDGRWAVNREFVSDVVRRDEDSVIVLDPGTLFASLGVPAAGPPRAVEDSR; this is encoded by the coding sequence GTGAGCCGGCCCGGCGTCTCCTGGCTCATCCGCTTCCAGGTCGGAGGGGCCGAGGCGGCGCTGCCTCTGGGCGTGGTGCGAGAGGTCGTGGAGTGCCCGCCGGTCGTGCCGGTGCCGGGAAGCCACACGTTCGTGAGCGGCGTCGCCCTCCTCGGCGGAGTGGCCCTGCCGGTCTACGATTTACGGCTGTTCGGCCCATTCTGGTCGACGCCGGCCCCGTCCCGGATGGAACGGACGGAGGCGCCCGGGGAACATCTGATCGTCTGTGACTGGGGCGAGGCCAGGCTGGGACTCCTCGGCGATCGGGTGGACCTGATGGAACAGGCCGGGCGCGTTGCCCTTTCCGATCAGGGGCACGATGGTCGCTGGGCGGTGAACCGGGAATTCGTGAGCGATGTCGTGCGCCGGGACGAGGACTCGGTCATTGTCCTCGATCCGGGAACGCTGTTCGCGTCATTGGGCGTGCCGGCGGCGGGTCCGCCGCGCGCCGTGGAGGATAGCCGGTGA
- the rpoN gene encoding RNA polymerase factor sigma-54, with protein MALEQKLNLRMTQKLIMTPSLQQAIKLLQMTKLELQGEITQELTENPLLEELQDGTTEPEKADGEPAEALPQQESDAPEAPEKDAERDSFEEIDYESYFQDYMDLSYRPQAPSEEIEAPPLENILSKPQSLADHLLWQLDMGVVPDRQKEIARAIVGNLDEAGYLGASLDEIAAMGPYPMEEVERALHIVQELDPPGVGARDLKECLLIQLSFHDMEGTPAEVIVRDHMGLLQGRKFKELAQALGCSLDEVMHYVDTIRHLDPKPGKKYNAGSNNYVIPDVYVLKVDKGYTIVLNEEGLPRLRISSFYRRMIDRNNADVTKETREYVREKFRSAFRLIKSLEERQRTIYKVARSIVKHQQGFLDFGYEHLRPLILKDVADDIGMHESTVSRVVNHKYMHTPRGLYEMKFFFHSGISSTQGQDVSSLTVKERIKKVVGEEDPQRPLSDAAIVQILSNEGLRIARRTVAKYREELRIPSSNERRQGFN; from the coding sequence ATGGCACTCGAGCAAAAGCTCAATCTGCGGATGACGCAGAAGCTGATCATGACGCCGTCGCTGCAGCAGGCGATCAAGCTGCTGCAGATGACGAAGCTCGAGCTGCAGGGGGAGATCACCCAGGAGCTCACGGAGAACCCGCTCCTGGAAGAGCTGCAGGATGGGACCACGGAGCCGGAGAAGGCGGACGGGGAGCCCGCGGAGGCGCTCCCCCAGCAGGAAAGCGACGCGCCGGAAGCGCCCGAGAAAGACGCCGAGCGCGACTCGTTCGAAGAGATCGACTACGAGTCCTACTTCCAGGATTACATGGATTTGAGCTACAGGCCGCAGGCCCCATCCGAGGAGATCGAGGCGCCGCCGCTCGAGAACATCCTGAGCAAGCCGCAGAGCCTGGCCGACCATCTGCTCTGGCAGCTCGACATGGGCGTCGTCCCGGACCGGCAGAAGGAGATCGCCCGCGCCATCGTCGGCAACCTCGACGAGGCGGGCTACCTGGGGGCTTCGCTCGACGAGATCGCCGCCATGGGGCCCTACCCGATGGAGGAGGTCGAGCGGGCGCTGCACATCGTGCAAGAGCTCGATCCCCCCGGGGTGGGAGCGCGCGATCTCAAGGAGTGTCTCCTGATCCAGCTCTCGTTCCACGACATGGAGGGCACGCCGGCCGAGGTCATCGTGCGGGATCACATGGGCCTGCTGCAAGGCCGGAAGTTCAAGGAGCTGGCGCAGGCTCTCGGATGCAGCCTGGACGAGGTGATGCATTACGTCGATACGATCCGGCACCTCGATCCGAAACCCGGGAAGAAATACAACGCCGGGAGCAACAACTACGTCATCCCCGACGTGTACGTCCTCAAAGTGGACAAAGGCTACACCATCGTCCTCAACGAGGAGGGGTTGCCCCGCCTGCGAATCAGCTCGTTCTACAGACGGATGATCGACCGGAACAACGCCGACGTGACGAAGGAGACCCGCGAATACGTGCGCGAGAAATTCCGTTCCGCCTTCCGGCTCATCAAGAGCCTGGAGGAGCGCCAGCGCACCATCTACAAGGTGGCCCGAAGCATCGTCAAGCACCAACAGGGCTTTCTGGACTTTGGCTACGAGCATCTCCGGCCGCTCATCCTCAAGGACGTTGCGGACGACATCGGGATGCACGAGTCGACCGTCAGCCGGGTGGTCAATCACAAGTACATGCACACGCCCCGCGGGCTCTACGAGATGAAATTCTTCTTCCATTCGGGGATCAGCTCCACGCAGGGGCAGGACGTCTCCTCGCTGACCGTCAAGGAGCGCATCAAGAAAGTGGTGGGGGAGGAAGACCCGCAGCGGCCGCTCTCCGACGCGGCCATCGTGCAGATTCTGAGCAACGAGGGATTGCGGATCGCGCGGCGGACGGTGGCCAAGTATCGTGAGGAGCTGCGCATCCCTTCGTCCAACGAAAGGCGCCAGGGGTTCAACTGA
- a CDS encoding cobalamin B12-binding domain-containing protein, translating to MSPGGRRVRLLIGKVGLDGHDRGAKIVARALRDAGFEVIYTGLHQTPEMVVATAVQEDVDGIGLSLLSGAHNTIFPKVMKLLAARKSEDIVVFGGGIIPEEDMPGLHESGIRKIFTPGTTTQEFIDWVTENVPPRRR from the coding sequence GTGAGCCCGGGCGGGCGGCGTGTCCGGCTCCTGATCGGCAAGGTGGGGCTGGACGGCCACGATCGAGGGGCGAAGATCGTGGCCCGCGCCCTGAGAGACGCCGGCTTCGAGGTCATCTACACGGGGCTGCACCAGACTCCGGAGATGGTGGTGGCGACGGCCGTGCAGGAGGACGTGGACGGCATCGGCCTGTCGCTCCTTTCGGGGGCGCACAACACCATCTTCCCCAAAGTGATGAAGCTGCTCGCCGCCAGGAAGAGCGAGGACATCGTGGTGTTCGGGGGGGGGATCATTCCGGAGGAGGACATGCCGGGGCTCCACGAATCGGGCATCCGGAAAATCTTCACCCCGGGGACGACCACTCAGGAGTTCATCGACTGGGTGACGGAAAACGTCCCTCCGCGGCGCCGCTGA
- a CDS encoding LptA/OstA family protein → MAGTQGAPRIHWRPLRAVLVLRVLVLMVLAGFVLAVVMSYGRRGSPQTEITMAPASATPAQQGPVVDRSDEFEVNGSREGRPAFTLRAKSVTGFAGDRKLLEGVRLTIHDGRGGQVTVSGLEGQFDAAERRARLSGDVTVEGVDEGLSLRTGTLFYDNDRDMIFTADDIAFSVGGLEGEGRGMNYLVAERQIKIPDRVVLRIATEGTGGPIRISSGDLVASLGRNTAVFTDNVRMESRGDVLYGNYLKVQFDESRKLVRQMNAFGDVVATGAPGPGGEVNEMRADSLAAEFGGPKSALRTAEASGNCRVTSGAITSRSRSARYRAAEDRVELRGDPVLMTATDRIAAQEIDVTVGGRALQARGDVRTVSQPGPAGAPGAPGFAPRSPISFQARTLAVDQKADRAVYGGAARVWQEGNSLQGEEIVIDRAARQLQATGNVMGRFTARPAKPGGSSARPVVTAITASSLVLDDAQGVGRYRDNVRLTREDAVLTADAMDAFLAERDGSRVLDRIEARGSVAIKKAQSFGTARTALYQAGPDLLILEDDGGLAEVVDAATGRTLRGRTLTFDLAGDRILTESARGGRTWITLKPEAKDVQPVEPKIKH, encoded by the coding sequence ATGGCCGGGACACAGGGGGCCCCGCGGATCCACTGGCGGCCGCTTCGCGCCGTCCTGGTCCTGCGTGTCCTGGTGCTGATGGTCCTGGCCGGGTTCGTCCTCGCCGTGGTCATGAGCTACGGGCGGCGCGGGTCGCCGCAGACCGAGATCACCATGGCGCCGGCCTCCGCGACCCCCGCGCAGCAGGGACCGGTTGTCGATCGCTCCGACGAATTCGAAGTCAACGGCAGCCGCGAGGGGCGTCCGGCGTTCACGCTGCGGGCGAAGAGCGTCACGGGGTTCGCGGGCGACCGCAAGCTCCTCGAGGGCGTCCGGCTGACCATCCATGACGGGCGAGGGGGACAGGTGACCGTCTCGGGGCTGGAGGGCCAGTTCGATGCCGCCGAGCGCCGCGCCCGTCTCTCGGGTGACGTGACGGTCGAAGGGGTGGACGAGGGCCTGTCCTTGCGCACCGGAACACTGTTCTACGACAACGACCGCGACATGATCTTCACCGCCGACGACATCGCCTTCAGTGTCGGAGGGCTCGAGGGCGAGGGACGGGGGATGAACTACCTGGTCGCGGAGCGCCAGATCAAGATTCCCGATCGCGTGGTCCTTCGGATCGCAACGGAAGGGACCGGCGGGCCCATCCGCATCAGCTCCGGAGATCTGGTGGCCTCCCTCGGGCGCAACACCGCGGTCTTCACGGACAACGTCCGGATGGAAAGCCGCGGGGACGTGCTGTACGGCAACTATCTCAAGGTGCAGTTCGACGAGTCGCGCAAGCTGGTCCGCCAGATGAACGCCTTTGGCGACGTGGTCGCGACCGGCGCGCCGGGACCCGGCGGCGAAGTCAACGAGATGCGGGCCGACAGCCTGGCGGCCGAGTTCGGCGGGCCGAAAAGCGCCCTCAGGACCGCCGAGGCATCCGGCAACTGCCGCGTGACCTCGGGAGCCATCACGTCGCGCAGCCGCTCGGCCCGCTACCGGGCCGCAGAGGATCGGGTCGAGCTCAGGGGGGATCCCGTCCTCATGACGGCCACCGATCGGATCGCCGCGCAGGAGATCGACGTCACGGTCGGCGGCCGGGCCCTGCAGGCGCGCGGCGACGTGCGGACGGTGTCCCAGCCGGGCCCCGCCGGGGCTCCCGGCGCTCCCGGATTTGCCCCCCGCTCCCCGATCTCCTTCCAGGCGCGCACGCTCGCGGTCGATCAGAAGGCGGACCGGGCAGTCTATGGCGGCGCGGCGCGGGTCTGGCAGGAGGGAAACAGCCTGCAGGGGGAGGAAATCGTCATCGACCGCGCGGCGCGCCAGCTGCAGGCGACCGGCAACGTCATGGGGCGGTTCACCGCGCGCCCGGCGAAGCCCGGGGGCTCGTCCGCCAGGCCGGTGGTCACGGCGATCACGGCCAGCAGCCTCGTGCTGGACGACGCGCAGGGGGTCGGTCGCTATCGCGACAACGTCCGCTTGACGCGTGAGGACGCCGTCCTCACGGCCGACGCCATGGACGCCTTCCTGGCGGAGCGTGACGGCAGCCGGGTCCTGGACCGTATCGAGGCGCGCGGCTCCGTGGCGATCAAGAAGGCCCAGAGCTTCGGGACCGCGCGAACGGCCCTGTACCAGGCGGGTCCCGACCTGCTCATCCTCGAGGACGACGGCGGCCTGGCGGAGGTCGTCGACGCGGCCACAGGCCGCACCCTGCGCGGGCGGACGTTGACATTCGATCTGGCGGGGGATAGGATTCTGACCGAGTCCGCGCGCGGCGGTCGGACCTGGATCACCCTCAAGCCAGAAGCCAAGGACGTTCAGCCGGTTGAGCCGAAAATTAAGCATTGA
- a CDS encoding acyl-CoA dehydrogenase family protein: MDFTLSREQEMLRETVRAFADEVLKPRAAGFDRSREFPHDNYERCAELGLCGMMVPEAYGGAGFDGVSYVIGIEEVSRACASTGVILSVNNSLFCAPLLRHGSEAQKQKYLVPHARGERIGAYCLTEPQAGSDAGALRTLARRKGDVYVLSGSKVFVTNGVAAHTFVVYATLDPALRHKGICAFIVERGFPGLRLGKPEHKMGITCSGSVEIVLDGCEVPVDNLLGQEGEGFKIAMATLDGGRIGIAAQAIGIATAALEESLSYSRNREAFGRPIADFQAIQWKLADMATEIDAARLLAYRAAWARDNQDRCSLETSMAKLFASEACMRAAKEGVQIHGGYGYINEYTVERLFRDAKITEIYEGTSEVQRLVISKEILKEG; this comes from the coding sequence ATGGATTTCACGCTGAGCCGCGAGCAGGAGATGCTGCGCGAAACCGTGCGCGCTTTCGCCGATGAGGTGCTCAAGCCGCGCGCCGCGGGCTTCGACCGGTCGCGGGAATTCCCCCACGACAATTACGAGCGCTGCGCCGAGCTGGGCCTGTGCGGCATGATGGTGCCTGAGGCGTACGGGGGAGCGGGTTTCGACGGTGTGTCCTACGTCATCGGGATCGAAGAGGTGTCGCGGGCCTGCGCCTCGACGGGCGTCATCCTGTCGGTGAACAACTCCCTGTTCTGCGCCCCCCTGCTGCGCCACGGCAGCGAGGCGCAGAAGCAGAAATACCTGGTTCCCCACGCGCGCGGAGAACGGATCGGTGCCTATTGCCTGACCGAGCCGCAGGCCGGCTCGGATGCCGGGGCGCTGCGGACGCTCGCGAGACGAAAGGGGGATGTCTACGTCCTGAGCGGCAGCAAGGTCTTCGTCACGAACGGCGTGGCGGCGCACACCTTTGTCGTGTACGCGACGCTGGATCCGGCGCTCCGGCACAAGGGGATATGCGCCTTCATCGTGGAGAGGGGGTTCCCCGGCCTGCGTCTCGGCAAGCCGGAGCACAAGATGGGCATCACCTGCTCCGGTTCCGTCGAAATCGTCCTCGACGGATGCGAGGTCCCCGTCGACAATCTCCTCGGACAGGAGGGCGAGGGGTTCAAGATCGCCATGGCGACGCTCGACGGGGGACGCATCGGCATCGCGGCGCAGGCGATCGGCATCGCCACCGCGGCGCTCGAGGAGTCGCTGTCGTACAGCCGGAACCGGGAGGCCTTCGGCCGTCCGATCGCCGACTTCCAGGCGATCCAGTGGAAGCTGGCCGACATGGCCACCGAGATCGACGCGGCGCGCCTGCTGGCGTACCGCGCCGCCTGGGCGCGGGACAACCAGGACCGGTGTTCGCTCGAGACCAGCATGGCCAAGCTGTTCGCCTCGGAGGCCTGCATGCGAGCGGCGAAGGAGGGCGTGCAGATCCACGGCGGCTACGGCTACATCAACGAGTACACCGTCGAGCGCCTGTTCCGGGACGCCAAGATTACCGAAATCTACGAGGGGACGTCGGAGGTCCAGCGGCTGGTGATCTCGAAAGAGATCCTGAAAGAGGGTTGA
- the raiA gene encoding ribosome-associated translation inhibitor RaiA: MTIVFTGRKVDLTSDLKSVAEKKLSKLERILHESPDIHVILTREKHRHRIEILVRARAGKLTARGQGAVMRDALAEAIDRILAQGRKHHEKWARGRKRRGPREAPEPAPVEGVPARLESDGPAVVPMGRVPVKPMSVEEALLLMQDSPHPFFVFRDADSQQVSVIFRRRDGHFGLIEPET, from the coding sequence ATGACGATTGTGTTCACGGGACGCAAGGTGGACCTGACGTCGGACCTCAAGTCCGTCGCCGAGAAGAAACTGTCGAAGCTCGAGCGGATCCTGCACGAGAGCCCCGACATCCATGTGATCCTGACACGGGAAAAGCACCGCCACCGGATCGAGATCCTGGTCCGGGCCCGGGCCGGCAAGCTCACCGCCCGCGGCCAAGGGGCCGTCATGCGGGACGCCCTCGCGGAGGCCATCGATCGCATCCTGGCGCAGGGACGCAAGCACCATGAGAAGTGGGCCCGCGGACGGAAGCGGCGCGGGCCGCGGGAGGCGCCGGAACCCGCTCCGGTCGAGGGTGTCCCGGCGCGCCTCGAGTCCGACGGGCCGGCGGTCGTTCCGATGGGGCGCGTCCCGGTGAAGCCGATGTCGGTGGAGGAGGCGCTGCTGCTCATGCAGGACTCTCCGCATCCGTTTTTCGTCTTTCGCGACGCCGACTCGCAGCAGGTCTCCGTGATCTTCAGGCGCCGCGACGGACACTTCGGCCTCATCGAGCCGGAGACCTAG
- the lptB gene encoding LPS export ABC transporter ATP-binding protein, whose translation MSRKLSIEGLTKSYRGRPVIRDISLHIQSGEVVGLLGPNGAGKTTTFYCVVGLVQPDAGRILLGGHDVSRLPMYLRARSGISYLPQEPSIFRKLTVEENLIAILETLDMPREEIRQRTSAVLDELKIRHLARSPAYNLSGGERRRAEIARALVISPSFMLLDEPFSGIDPIAVADIQRIIYQLKAKGIGILMTDHNVQETLRITDRAYIIAEGRIFRKGSPDQLAADPQVREIYLGANFRLVDREPAEAPPTAFPAD comes from the coding sequence TTGAGCCGAAAATTAAGCATTGAGGGGCTGACCAAGAGCTACCGCGGGCGGCCCGTCATCCGCGACATTTCACTGCACATCCAGAGCGGCGAAGTGGTCGGGCTTCTCGGGCCAAACGGCGCCGGCAAGACGACCACCTTTTATTGTGTCGTGGGGCTCGTGCAGCCGGATGCCGGACGGATCCTCCTCGGCGGCCACGACGTGTCGCGCCTCCCGATGTACCTGAGAGCGCGCAGCGGCATCAGCTATCTGCCCCAGGAGCCGTCGATCTTCCGCAAGCTGACCGTCGAGGAGAACCTGATCGCCATCCTGGAGACCCTGGACATGCCTCGCGAGGAGATCCGGCAGCGCACCTCGGCGGTCCTGGACGAGCTCAAGATCCGCCACCTGGCCCGCAGCCCGGCCTACAACCTGTCCGGCGGCGAGCGCCGGCGCGCCGAAATCGCCCGGGCCCTGGTCATTTCCCCGTCGTTCATGCTCCTGGACGAGCCTTTTTCCGGGATCGACCCGATTGCGGTTGCGGATATCCAGAGGATCATCTATCAATTGAAGGCGAAGGGGATCGGCATCCTGATGACCGATCACAACGTCCAGGAAACTCTCCGGATCACCGACCGGGCGTATATCATTGCCGAGGGGCGGATCTTCCGGAAGGGCAGCCCGGACCAGCTGGCGGCCGATCCGCAAGTGCGGGAGATCTACCTGGGGGCCAATTTCCGGCTCGTCGATCGCGAGCCTGCCGAGGCCCCCCCGACCGCGTTCCCGGCGGACTGA
- a CDS encoding methylmalonyl-CoA mutase family protein, whose product MKPKNATRTAAQGSRTRRDWEESTLHRALGTRPERRATFTTVSSLPIERLYTAEDLKDWDPATRLGFPGEPPFTRGVQPTLYRGRLWTMRQFAGFGTAEDTNRRFHYLLEHGQTGLSVAFDLPTLMGRDSDDPLSDGEVGREGVAIDTLADMEVLFRGIPLDKVSTSMTINAPAAVILAMYLAVAEKQGVPLDKLEGTVQNDILKEYIAQKEWIYPPAPSIRIITDMVGFCTARVPKWNTISISGYHIREAGSTAAQELAFTLADGAGYVQACIDAGQDVDAFAPRFSFFFNSHNDFFEEIAKLRAARRMWCTIMRDRFRARSPRSWMLRTHVQTAGCSLTAQQPYGNVVRVTIQALAAVLGGTQSLHTNALDETLALPTEDSARIALRTQQIIAEESGVANTVDPLAGSYFVESLTDRLEAEAWESIRSIDAMGGIVPAIEQGYPQREIAEASYLYQKQVDQGEKIVVGVNRYVEGDTMRATLLKIGPEVERAQVDRLLSVRRGRDARRHAEGLRRLEQAARGKVNLMPEILEAVRAYASVGEICETLKTVFSVYQEGRVHL is encoded by the coding sequence ATGAAGCCGAAGAACGCCACCCGGACGGCCGCGCAGGGCTCGCGCACGCGGCGCGACTGGGAGGAGAGCACGCTGCACCGCGCGCTCGGCACGAGGCCGGAGCGGCGGGCGACCTTCACCACCGTGTCCAGCCTGCCGATCGAGCGTCTGTACACGGCCGAGGACCTGAAGGACTGGGACCCGGCGACGCGTCTTGGCTTTCCGGGCGAGCCCCCCTTCACGCGCGGCGTCCAGCCCACACTGTACCGGGGACGCCTGTGGACCATGCGCCAGTTCGCGGGATTCGGGACCGCCGAGGACACCAACCGCCGCTTCCACTACCTGCTCGAACACGGCCAGACCGGCCTGTCGGTGGCTTTCGACCTGCCGACCCTCATGGGGCGTGACTCCGACGATCCGCTGTCGGACGGGGAGGTCGGGCGCGAGGGGGTGGCGATCGACACGCTGGCCGACATGGAAGTCCTGTTCAGGGGCATCCCCCTGGACAAGGTCTCGACGTCCATGACGATCAACGCGCCGGCGGCGGTGATCCTCGCCATGTACCTTGCCGTGGCGGAGAAGCAGGGAGTGCCCCTCGACAAGCTCGAGGGGACGGTTCAGAACGACATCCTCAAGGAGTACATCGCGCAGAAGGAGTGGATCTACCCCCCTGCGCCGTCGATCCGCATCATCACCGACATGGTCGGCTTCTGCACGGCGCGGGTTCCGAAATGGAACACCATCTCGATCAGCGGCTACCACATTCGCGAAGCCGGATCGACCGCGGCGCAGGAGCTCGCGTTCACGCTTGCCGACGGCGCCGGTTACGTGCAGGCCTGCATCGACGCCGGGCAGGACGTCGACGCGTTCGCGCCCCGGTTCTCGTTTTTCTTCAATTCCCACAACGACTTCTTCGAGGAGATCGCCAAGCTGCGGGCGGCCCGTAGGATGTGGTGCACGATCATGCGCGACCGTTTCCGCGCCCGATCACCGCGCTCCTGGATGCTGCGCACGCACGTGCAGACGGCCGGGTGCTCCCTGACGGCGCAGCAGCCGTACGGCAACGTGGTCCGGGTCACCATTCAGGCCCTGGCGGCGGTTCTGGGTGGCACCCAGTCCTTGCATACGAACGCCCTGGACGAGACCCTGGCGCTGCCGACCGAAGACTCGGCCCGCATCGCGCTGCGCACCCAGCAGATCATCGCGGAAGAGAGCGGGGTGGCCAACACGGTCGATCCACTTGCGGGGTCGTATTTCGTCGAGTCGCTCACCGATCGCCTGGAGGCGGAGGCCTGGGAGTCCATCCGCTCCATCGATGCGATGGGCGGAATCGTGCCGGCCATCGAGCAGGGTTACCCCCAGCGCGAGATCGCCGAGGCCTCGTATCTCTATCAGAAACAGGTCGACCAGGGCGAGAAGATCGTCGTCGGCGTCAATCGCTACGTCGAAGGGGACACGATGAGGGCGACCCTCCTGAAGATCGGACCGGAGGTCGAGCGCGCCCAGGTGGACCGCCTGCTCTCCGTGCGTCGCGGAAGGGACGCCCGGCGCCACGCCGAGGGCCTGCGCCGCCTGGAGCAGGCGGCGCGGGGCAAAGTGAACCTGATGCCGGAGATCCTCGAGGCGGTGCGGGCCTACGCGTCCGTCGGCGAGATCTGCGAGACGCTGAAGACCGTCTTCTCCGTCTACCAGGAAGGCCGGGTGCATCTGTGA